The genomic interval GCGTCGGCCGCTCGTCGCGCATGAGTTTTTGCATCATCTGCGCGAAACCGTACACCGCGTTCGTCGGCACGCCCCCGGATGTCGAGAGGCGGCGAATCGCGTAGAACGCGCGGAAGATGAATCCCGATCCGTCGACGAGAAACAGTCGGCGCGGCGATGGATCGTTGTCGGGTGTCGTCATCGGTTCCCGTGGCGTTAGCCGGCGCTACGCGCGCTTGTCGATCGTCTCGGCGACATCGGCCTTGCGGTTGCGGCGCGCCTCGTCGGCCGGCGTGCGGCCTTCGTCGTTTTTCGCGCCGGCCGCCGCGCCCGCGTGAAGGAGCAGCTCGACCGTCGATGCGAATCCGCGAAACGCGGCCTTGTGCAAGGGCGTGTTGCCCCATCGGTCGCGCGCGTTGATGTTCGCGCCCTTGGCGACAAGCGCGCGCAGCATTTCGTCGCGCCCCATCAGCGCGGCCATGTGCACGACGGTCTGGCCGAACTCGTCGGTGGCGTCGATGTCAATATCCAGCCCGGCGAAAATATTCGCGACGTCCTCGTGATACATCGCACCTTCCTGCAC from bacterium carries:
- a CDS encoding ankyrin repeat domain-containing protein → VQEGAMYHEDVANIFAGLDIDIDATDEFGQTVVHMAALMGRDEMLRALVAKGANINARDRWGNTPLHKAAFRGFASTVELLLHAGAAAGAKNDEGRTPADEARRNRKADVAETIDKRA